Below is a genomic region from Macaca thibetana thibetana isolate TM-01 chromosome 1, ASM2454274v1, whole genome shotgun sequence.
TGGGCACGGCGTGGTGGCCCTCCACGGGGCTCTGCTGGCATGGGCCTAAAGTGCTGGTAGAGCAGGAAGGTCTCCATCACGGACACCAGGTACCTGCATGCAAAGCCGCATCCTCAGTTCAGCGCAGGCACCAACCAGCACTGCCAGGGAGAGGAAACTGGCCTGGATATAGCTAGAACGTTGGCATGGGGTGCCACGGGCACTGGTCTAAAAGTAGCCAGGTCATTGCCTCAGGGTTCAGTCTAGCATGCCAACAGACATAGGTGCAGGAGCTGACAGCCCAGGTCAGGCCAAGAATGCAGAGGGGGCCACCTACCATATGGGGGCATTGAGCTTATACAGCTGCTCTGCAGCCAGCACCACCTGGGTGGGGTCATTGGCGAGGATCTGGGCTCCCAGGTAGAAACCCACATCCCAGTAATACTGCATCTTCTCCACGCAGCCTTTGCGGGCCAGCAGGCAGCCCAGCTTCATGCCTGGGGGAGAGGGGCATGGGCTCCAGTGAGTGTGGGTGCAGGGGTGAGTGAGGCCCACCATTTTTGTGGGCCCGAGTGTGGACATGAACATAGATATGAGTAAACCATTGGGTGTGGCAAGATCTCGGGTGGGAACAGGAGCTCAGGCACAGGTATATGAACATGCAGATGTGTTAGGGAACATTTGTGGGTTTGAGGGCTCCTGAGGGCCCAGAACAGGTATTAGGACCCAGGTGTGGGTATGGGCAGGACAGTCCAAATGGATGAACTCGTCCTAACTCTTACCTAGTGTGCTCTCTCCCTGCCCTCTTCCCAGGCCCCTCTGAACCCCTGTGGGTGACGAGACAAGAGCCAGGATCTGTGCTCACCTATTAGCCGGAGCTCCTTGGAATCCTCAAAGTGCTGCCCGGCAGCAATGAGGAGCACAGCTGCATTGATGCCCGAGTGGAGGCTGGGCTCTACATCAAAAGCCTTGCGATacctggggtgggggtagggggcaCAAGGCTGGACCGATGCCCACAGCACCATTCCTCATCTCATAGCTCAGCCCACCAGCCACTCACTGTGCTCCTTACCAGTGATAGGCCTGCTCCCGGTGCCCGGCATCCTGGAAACCTGAACTGAAGAACATGTCCTTGTAGATACGGCCACACATGCAGTACAGATCAGGTGCCACGGAGCCCTCAAGCTGTACCAGTGGCAGCAGCACGGCCAGGGCCTTCGCCCGGTCCCCAGGCCTGTTCCTCCTAGGAAAAAGATGGGGTCAGGCCCTCCCTGATGGCCCTGGCCTACTCTGTTCAGGGACCTCCAGACACTGAACAGCAGGGACCCTTCCATGGGCCTGACAATAATGACCTCAAAATGATAGTGACCCTGGCCAGCACTGACCTCTCTAGGGGTAGTGACCTCAGATAGAAGTGATTCCTAGATGCAATGACCCTTAGAAGCAGTGATCTTGAACAGTGGTGACCATACCACAGGCAGCACCACTTCCCCCACCCCGACCAGGCAGCAGTAACTCAGAACAACAGGGACCTACTGACATCAGTGACCCTGGTCAGCCAATTCCCCGAACAGCAGTGATCCCAGACAGCAATGGCTTTGCACAGCAGAGACCCAGGTTTCGGAAACCTTTATGTGGCTATGACCTAACCCTTGCTCTGCCACTCACCGGTTGAGGGCAAAAGTGTAATGGAAGCAGACATTATGCTGCTCGGCCACATCACAGGTGGGCAAGGCCTGCAGCGTCTCCACCAGCTCAATGATGGCCGAGTAGTCCTGCATCAGGGAATGGCAAGTACTGGCATCATGGGCCTCCAGGCCCCGAGGAACCTTGGGCCAGGGTCCTTTCCCACACCTGACATCCCACCCAGCCACCATCTTCTGCATGCCTCCTCAGGCCCAGCAGAcaccacacctcacagggagaaCCTGCTGTATGCCCCATGTTGGGCATTCCCAACCCCACAACGGCCCCAGGAGGCAGCAACATGCTCATCCTGTCTAACAAATAAGGAAGCCAACACTCAGAGACGTTTGATCATTTGCCCAAAGCCACCAGTGAGCAAGTGGCCCAGCCAGGACCTGAACTTGGGTTTGTCTGACCTCAAATGCCAGCTGCCCTACTGCCTCTCTGAGCACCACGCACTTGCACATCGCGGTAGGAGAGCAGCAAGTTCATGATGATGTCGGGGCTCAGCAGCTCCACGCTGTCCAGTCTCCGCTGCAGCCGAGCCAGCTCCTGCCGCAGCTGCGGCCCACTGAACCGCTCCCGCGCCTGCCGGATGTCCTGCCGAATGGTCTCCCGGAAATAGCCACTGATGCCCAgggcaggggaggcagggagagagaatgGTGGGGCCTGCACCTCAGCCCCAGCCCACTGTACCCTCACCAACCCCCTCCTGGAGCACCCTCCCTGGGGGCCCTCATTACCAAGAGTCTGTGGGTGTGGCCTCCAGCAGGCGGGCAAGCCGGCCCACTAGGGGAGTGAGCAGAGCCTCGGTCCCCACTCCAGCCTGTACCAGCCCATCAGCCAGGCCCCGCAGAAGGCCTGCATCGCCACACAGCACCCGACCAGTGGCCGTCACCACATAGGGGATCAGTGTGTAACTGCCAACGCAATCctggtgggagggaggcaggaatcAGTGAGGTCAGAGGTCAGCACAGGGCTAGACAAGGGGAGTGAGAGCATCAAAGGTCAGCACCAGTGGGAATTGGAATCGCAGGAAAGGGGCACCCGTCATGAGAGGAGGCAACAGGAAACAGAGGAACACATGGGATGTCAGGGGGGCGTTAGGTGACTGAGGAAGCCAGGAGGATTAGTGGAGGTCAGAGGTCATAGTGGAAGTCAAAGGGCACTTTCGAGTGAGAGGTGGATTCTGCTCACCGAGTTCTTCTGGAAAACATCCTCCTGCAGGAGGCAGACAGTCAGATACTGGTGTTCTGTGTAGGCCTTACCCCAGCCCCGTGCCTGCCCCCACCAGCCCCAGGCCACCTACCCGCAGGGCCTGCAGGTCAGGGAGGTCGGCCTGGGAGCAGAGGAGCACGTTGTTGGTCATGCTGAAGCTCTCACGCACACCAAGGTGGTAGAACAGGGAGGGCTGTACCAGCGAGCTGCTCACCTCCAGCACCACCACGTCTGCAGGCACAGAGAGGGCGGCGCTGATCCCTGAAGCCCAGCTTGATGGGGAAGGAGCTGGGGTCCATCCTGGCTTGACCTGCCTTGCTGTGGGACTCCAGTAGGGTCTGTTTCTGCTTTGGGCTTCAGTCGGCCCTTTTTAGGGGCCCCCGGCACTTTCACAGAACTGATCTCTGTGGTGTTGCAGGAGAGGAGTTGGGCTCACTGGGCTGGGACCCTCAGGCCACGGTTCAGAGCCTGTGAGCACCTGGCATGGGGGAAGGGAGGCTGTGGACCAATTGAGTCTGTTCCAGGACATTTGGGAGGTGGGAGTTGCGCAAACATAGAAGTCCCCTCCCTTTGGTCTTCAGCACAGTCTCTTGAAAGGGGCTACCATCAGTGTGCATGGACAACGCTGTGcctaaatgtatgtatgtgtatatgtgtgacatGTACAGCTTACTATGTCTGACTGTACCTGTGTGTATGACAGCGTCTGCTAGGGCCTGAACGAGTCAACATGTATGCGATTTGTGTCTGTCGATAATTGTGTCTTTGTGTCCGAGTGGTCGTCGGGTCAGCCTTCATTTTAGGCTACGATTTCATGGACATCCAGGAAGCACAGCTACCGGACTCCAGCATGAGCAAGTAAGTATGGGGGCGGAGCATCCGGGCTGGTTGGAGGGAGGAGTGACCCGCGGGGGAATAGCCTCCTTCTGGCCCCGCCCCTGGCCCATCCTTCCCCGCCCACTTCCCCGCCCATTCTTTCTTGGCCGCTGAGGCCACTTAACCTAAGCTCCCTCACCCAGTATCCAGTCCCGTTGGGCCCCTTCGCTTCTCTGTTTACTTCTCCAGCCCGATCCTCGGAAACAGTATGCTAGGACTCCTCAACTCCAGCCTCCCGGGTACAGCCCCTTTCCCTAAGTCCAAGCTCCTCTCCCAGTAATTGTCCTCAAGAGATCCGCGTGACAtcctcctgaggctgaggctgagtcCAGCCCCGCGCcgctccccgccccgccccagaGTTCCAAAGCCCCGCCCCATCCTCTACCGGCTCGCTGGGCACTGCTCCGACTGAAGGGTGCCTAAGCCCCAACCCCGAGCCCTGGAGCTGCGCCCAGATCCCTGTCTCGTCCCGAGCCTGGCCGCGCCCCAGATCCCCTAAATCCCACTTTTTTCACGGCCCTGTCCCAAGCCCTTCAGCTGCATCTCACTTTAAGTCCCCTAGACCCGGTAACCCTCTCGGTCCCTCCCTTGAGCCGTCGAGCCCGGCTGGGTCCCCTCCCAGGACCCTGAGTCCCGCCCGGATCCGGCCCCGCCCCCAGCGCGCTCACCCGCGTTGTAGAAGGCATCCAGCGCAGCGGTGTCGCCTAGTGCCAGCGTCCCGAAGGGCAGGCTGCGCAGCTGCGGGGGCGGCCGCGGCCGGGGGAGATGCGCGCAAGCCTCGCGCAGGCAGCGCAGGGGCAGCGGCTCCGCCTCGGTTCCCTCTCCAGGCTCCAGCCCGGGCTGCGGCTCCCGGGTCAGCACATAGACCACGCTGAGCGGCCGGCTCCGCGCACAGCCCCGGCCCGGGGGCGCCGCGAGCGGCCGGCCCCGGCTCAGCGCCACGGCCAGCGGGTCCTGCCAGCAGCTGCCGGCGCGCTCCGCCCCGGACCGGGGACACTGCCCCGCCATGCGGGGGCGCTCAGGCGCTGGGCGCTGCGCACTGGGAACCCGGGGAGGGGCAGGAGCCTGGGCCGGCAGATCAGGAATCTTGGGACCTGGAATCCGGTCGGAATCGGAGAATCTCCCACGGGATCTAGGGATCCGGAATCCGGCCTGACGTCCCTTTCCAGAAATCTAAAGTCCAGGGAGAAATCCGAGCTCGGACTTGCAAGGTCCTGAGGTTCTGAAATCCGGGATTGGGTCCTAGGAATCTGGGGCATCCGATGGTCGGCAGCTCAGAGCCACTTGAGGGATCCTGGGAATCGGCTCGGAGGTGCCCGCCACCTGGACTCCTCAAGGGAGCGCCCGCCAACGCTGTCCTGCCTTCACTTGTAGGCTGAGCCCAGCCCTTTCCCGGCCGACCCAGAAAGCTCCACCCTCGGCCCTGGGGCAGCGCCGCTCCCTAGCGGCTTGAGACtcagcctctcccctcccttctctcccgcCAGAACTTTGGAGACTGGCGGCTTCCGGAACAGCCTGTGCCCCTGTGCACGCCAAAGATTGTGGACTGCTCACAGCAAGCGCACATAAAATGTGTGACGAGGCCGGGGCTATAGGGAAAAGGTTCGATCCTCAAGGCCTGCCCTGCAGGgatctgttgaatgaatggctCTCTAGAGACATTAGGGTGCTCAGAGCATGATGAACAGTGGGTGTCCTCCCGGGCCCAGTGAGTGCAGGCAGGGAGGGACTGGGATGGGGGAAACCTACACCTTAGGCTGCTTGTCCGAAAGCCTTCAATCCTGGAGTGGGACTTGGCATCTGAGCCTTTACTGTCGCTAGGGGGCTGCTTTCCCCAGGACCCAACCTGCTATGGACCCCCGCTGACCTTTGACTTCTATGCGAAAGGTGACCATTGGACCTGAGAAGCACTTCCCACTCTTAAACATTTCTTAAGCCACCTCTTGAAGGAGTCAACCCCAGCCCTTTGCACTACAAAGCTTCTCAGCTTCAAATCCCCAAGAATCCCCAACTTTCTTGGTGAGGCAGCAACCTGGTATAAGCCTCAGTGGACCCTGAAATCAAGAAATGGGTACTTAAGTTGAATAATTTCTCCAAGATCACTCAGCACATGACAGAGCAGGGTGCAAACCCAGGACCGCCTGTCAGGCTCTTAACTATTtaattctgccacttactagaaCGTGGCTTTGGGCAAATAAACTGCTTAAATGCTACTCAATGGCTTTTTCATTGCCCTGTTGCCTTGTGGAAGAAAAATGTACCTTCCTTGGTTTGACCTTGGATTCGAACTAGCACCCAATGGGACAGGCAGGAAGTGGCAGAGTTTGAGAACTTGGCCTGCAACAGAGGCTGGAGTGGAAAACggacaacttacaagggacaagCATGAGCAACTGACAGGCTGAGAAAGCTGTGCAAttccaggtggctcacacctggaatcccactttgggaggccaagacgggtggattacgaggtcaggagttcgagatcagcctggccaacatggtgaaaccccgtctctactaaaaatacaaaaaaaaggagcagggcatggtggcatgtgcctgtaatcccagctacgtgggaggctgaagcaagagaatggcttaaacccaggagccagaggttgaggtgagtggagatcgtgccactgcactccaacctatgcagggcgacagaccgagactccacctcaaaaaaaaaaaaaaaaaaaaaaaagaaggctgtgCAATTGTGCAATTCCTGCCACAAAGCCATCCACTTGCAGGACACAGAGGGCCTCAGGAAATTGTCAATGGATGCTTGAATCTCCTCCACTCCTTCCACCATATGCCCCTCTGGCCTTGTCTTGCACACCTCCAGAGAGAGAAGCCTCACTACTTTAGAGGCTGTCCTTTCCGTCTTCCTGACTGGAAGGAAATTCTTCCCTGAAAGGAGCTGAAACTTGTGTCCCTGCTCTGCCCTCTAGGGTTTTTCCCAGTAACTGAAAGAGTCTTGAAAGGgctaaaatgattttatttttaaatgtggacaGGCAAGCAGAGGTGGTTGGCAAAGGCAAGGTGGCTGAGGATCTGGAAGCTGCACAGGAGAGGTAAGGACAATGGCTGCCAGAGGGACCTATCGAAGCATCATCCGAACCCTGCGGTAGGGGTGGCCCACACCACGGCCTGAGGCCCAGTCAATGCCATATTTGTGAGCGGCAGCCTCAGACATTGCGTAGCGACCATTGAGATTTGATCGGTAACAGGATGCATACCACCAGGCGCCGTGGACAATCACAGCACAGTTGCTCCCGCTTGAATCGTGGTCAGCGTCATAGGTGGTGAAGGGCCTCCCACTGTGGAAGCTCAGGGAATCCCCTGGCAGGGAGGGGATGGAAAGCACCTtggtgcccagcaccatgcctggcaccttTGGAGATATAATCCCATGGGAGTCTCAAAGCAGCTACGAGTTGAATTTTATCAGTCCCCACAAGCAACACCAAGGGGCCAGGTTGTTTGCGCAGGGTCACTCAGCTAGTTGAAGCAGCAGCAGGACTTGAACTTGGGACTGTCTGGCTCCAAAACTCCCAGCTTTTCCTCCCGTCTTACCCCCTCCAGAATCCCCAGCCTCTCTCTAGCTCCTTTGTCTTCTCTCAGCTCCCATCCAGTCTGAGCAACTCTGCTAGGAAAAGCTGGGAGGAACCTCTTAGGTGCCTGGTCAGGAAAGGTGGTTCCCTGAGGCACTCCCTCATAACCACTTCCCTCTTTTAAATCTCTCCCCAACAGTCACTGTTTCTCTAAAAGAAGACTTCCCTGGTTCCTCTTCCAAAGCAGAGAGTGCTAACATTCAACAGAGCCTCAGGCGGTACCCAAAACCTCCTCCTTgcctccctgcctttttttttttctttttcttttttttgagatggagtctcattctgttgcccaggctggagtgcagtggtactttctgggctcgctgcaacctccgcctcccaggtttaagcaattctcagccctcagcctcctgagtagctgggattataagcacctgccaccacacccggctaattttttgtgtgtgtatttttagtagagacagggtttcaccatattggccaggttgagtttgaactcctgacctcgagtgatctgcccgtctcggcctcccagagtgctagggttacaggcatgagccaccacgcccagcctccctgcccattttatagaggaggaaactgaggctcagtggaGGGGtaggacttgcccaaggtcacataggtGCTACGTGGCAGAGatggattcaaactcaggtctgttTGCCTCCAGAGCCCAAATTCTTCACTGTTGCACCATCCTGTTTCATGATTGCCATTTCTCAGATGCAGAAACTAAGGCCCACAGAGGAGACAGGATTGCCCTGGGCATTCATGGGGGCAGTGGCAGCATTGGGAAAGGATCCGGCCTCCTTCCTCTGCTGCCCTTAGGCTCACTCACCTGCAGTGCCCTCTGAGAACTTGCCCAGCACCAGCTGGTAGTGGTCTACCTCACCGAGGAGGCGGAAGGTCGCATAGTGGGCAAAAGTACGGTTGCCATTAAAGTCTTCCAGCTCTACCCGCagctcccaggtacctgggaggaagaggaggcaaggATGGAGGAACCCTCAGATCTTGGGAGTGGGGCAGGGATTCAGGATGGCAGACAGTAACCCCCAAACTCCAGGTCCCTGCTGGGAACTCACCCTGGAGAGTAAGCTGGTGCAAATTCTCATTTCCCAGCCAGAATTCAGACTCCTGGTTCCCAAAACCTGCTTTGTAGGAGGACCAAGGGCGGAAGAAATCCACAGAACCATCCTGGCGCCTCTGAAACACCTAgccgggggcgggggtggggaggtaCAGCAGCtattactccaggctgggcaccaGCTGCTGAGGATGCAGGAACTGTGAGGGGTGGGTGGATACCTCTCTCTCTTTGGATTGGGGCCTGTTGATAAAATGGGGATCCTTCAAGTCAGTTTTGAATATTTCTATGAACTCTACATTCCTTTATTAGCTTTCACTGACACTCAACTTCATGTCACAGGCTTGCAAGCCCTGGGAAGATTGAATTGACAGAAACACTGTCCCCACCCTCAGGAGATGGCCAGCGCTGCTGGGAGTCAGTCAAAATAACCCAATTTCATTTACTGTAAGAACCAAtatatttggccaggcgcggtggctcatacctgtaatcccagcactttgggaggcccaggcgggcagatcacttgaggtcaggagtttgaaatcagcctggccaacatggtgaaatcccatctctattaaaaatacaaaaacaatttagctgggtgtggtggcatacacctgtaagcccagctacttgggaggctaaggcaggagaactgcttgaacctgggaggtggaggttgcagtgagccaagatcacaccactgcactccagcctgggtggcagagcaagactccatctcaaaaaaaaaagaaaaaaagaatcaagataTTTAAATTAGAGAGGCCACCCCCACAGCCCAAGTTGGACCCCTGGCCTTACCCTGATGTCTTCCACCTCCCCCTCCAAGACAAGCAGGCCCCAGGCCCTATAGAGTTTTCAACCTAAGTACCTCTATTTCCATTGctccactgtcttttttttttttttttttagctagagtctcgctctgtcaccacgctggagtgcagtggcatgatctcggctcactgcaacctccatctccctggttcaagcaattctcttgccttagcttcctatgtagctgggattacaggtacctgccaccgcgcccagctaattttttgtatttttagtagagacggggtttcaccatgttgcccaggctggtcttgaactcctgagctcaggcaatccgcccacctcggcctcccaaagtgctgggattacaggcgtgagccactgcgtcaggCCTGCTCCACTGTCTTTACTGCCTGGCTCCCTGCTGTCTTCCTAAACCACGTCCCTGCCTCCACTGGTCCCCCAGTGCAGTGCATCTTTCATAGTGTAGCccaaatcatctttttaaaacagaagttcTACTTGGCCCctcccctgcttaaaactctCTTGGGGCTACCCATTGCCCTGcacacttcttctttttttttttttgagacggagtctcgctttgccgcccaggctggagtacagtggccggatctcagctcactgcaagctctgcctcctcggtttacaccattctcctgcctcagtagctgggactacaggtgcctgccacctcgcccggctagttttttgggggttttttttgtatttttttagcagagacggggtttcaccgtgttagccaggatggtctcaatctcctgacctcgtgatccacctgtctcggcctcccaaagtgctgggattacaggcttgagccaccgcgcccggccttttttttttttttttttttaaagacagagtcttactccattgcccaggccagagtgcagtgactcaatcttggctcactgcaaccaccagctcctgggttcaagcagttctcccacctcagcctcctgaataactggaattacaggtgcgcaccaccatgcccagctaatttttatatttttagtaaagacggggtttcaccatgttggccaggctgatctcgaactcttgaccttaggtgatccacccacctctgcctcccagggtgctgggattacaggtgtgagccaccgcgtccagccagccactgcgcctgggtgCCCTGCACACTTAAGTTGATCATTTAGTGCCTTCCATGAACTGGCCATTACAGAGGTCCTCAATCCACGCTCCTTCAGTGCTGGCAGACTTTAGCCGACACCCACGCCTGCTCTCAGCTCAGTCACGCGTTCCCTGCAAACCTTCTTGTACTCTGCTGCCTCCCTGAGTTTATCTTTACTTCTAGCTGGAATGCCCCTccacacccttttttttttttttttttttttttttttttttgagacagagtttcactc
It encodes:
- the FCN3 gene encoding ficolin-3 isoform X2, yielding MGPKGEPGDPANLLRCQEGPRNCRELLSQGATLSGWYHLCLPEGRALPVFCDMDTEEGGWLVFQRRQDGSVDFFRPWSSYKAGFGNQESEFWLGNENLHQLTLQGTWELRVELEDFNGNRTFAHYATFRLLGEVDHYQLVLGKFSEGTAGDSLSFHSGRPFTTYDADHDSSGSNCAVIVHGAWWYASCYRSNLNGRYAMSEAAAHKYGIDWASGRGVGHPYRRVRMMLR
- the FCN3 gene encoding ficolin-3 isoform X1, producing MGLRWILPSLWLLLLGGPACLKTQEHPSCPGPRELEASKVVLLPSCPGAPGSPGEKGAPGPQGQPGPPGKMGPKGEPGDPANLLRCQEGPRNCRELLSQGATLSGWYHLCLPEGRALPVFCDMDTEEGGWLVFQRRQDGSVDFFRPWSSYKAGFGNQESEFWLGNENLHQLTLQGTWELRVELEDFNGNRTFAHYATFRLLGEVDHYQLVLGKFSEGTAGDSLSFHSGRPFTTYDADHDSSGSNCAVIVHGAWWYASCYRSNLNGRYAMSEAAAHKYGIDWASGRGVGHPYRRVRMMLR